One Micromonospora eburnea genomic region harbors:
- a CDS encoding GntR family transcriptional regulator: protein MTTRIRIDPDSAVPPYEQVRGQLARMIGDGRLPVGTRLPAVRQFAADLGLAVNTVARAYRELEGAGLVETRGRHGTVVAPGRDDATDRLHRAATEYAAEARRLGVPPDRALALVRAALSSS, encoded by the coding sequence ATGACCACGCGGATCCGCATCGACCCGGACTCGGCGGTGCCCCCGTACGAGCAGGTACGCGGGCAACTCGCCCGGATGATCGGCGACGGCCGGCTGCCGGTCGGCACCCGGCTGCCCGCGGTCCGGCAGTTCGCCGCCGACCTCGGCCTGGCCGTGAACACGGTGGCCCGGGCCTACCGGGAACTGGAGGGGGCCGGGCTGGTCGAGACCCGGGGCCGGCACGGCACCGTGGTCGCTCCCGGCCGTGACGACGCCACCGATCGGCTGCACCGCGCCGCGACCGAGTACGCCGCCGAGGCACGGCGGCTGGGCGTCCCCCCGGACCGCGCCCTCGCCCTGGTCCGCGCCGCCCTCTCCTCCTCCTGA